A single genomic interval of Streptomyces sp. BA2 harbors:
- a CDS encoding MBL fold metallo-hydrolase, with protein MTEAAALPGQPRGGVLSGPATDRAVNVLAPNASAMTLDGTNTWIVSEPDSGLAVVIDPGPLDDVHLQNVIATAEQAGQRVALTLLTHGHPDHAEGAARFAELTGSKVRALDPALRLGDEGLGAGDVITTGGLELRVVPTPGHTADSLCFHLPADQAVLTGDTVLGRGTTVVAHPDGRLGDYLDSLRRLRSLTVDDGVHTVLPGHGPVLEDAQGAVEFYLAHRANRLAQVETAVENGHAAPSDVVAHVYADVDRSLWPAAELSVRAQLDYLREHGLI; from the coding sequence ATGACCGAAGCCGCCGCCCTTCCCGGCCAGCCCCGGGGCGGAGTCCTCAGCGGTCCCGCCACCGACCGCGCGGTCAACGTCCTGGCCCCGAACGCCTCCGCGATGACGCTGGACGGGACCAACACCTGGATCGTGTCCGAGCCGGACTCCGGGCTCGCGGTAGTCATCGACCCGGGGCCCCTGGACGACGTACACCTCCAGAACGTCATCGCCACGGCCGAGCAGGCCGGGCAGCGGGTCGCGCTCACCCTCCTCACCCACGGCCACCCGGACCACGCGGAGGGCGCTGCCCGCTTCGCGGAGCTGACCGGCAGCAAGGTGCGGGCCCTCGACCCCGCGCTGCGCCTCGGCGACGAGGGCCTGGGCGCGGGTGACGTGATCACGACGGGCGGCCTGGAACTCCGCGTGGTCCCGACGCCGGGCCACACCGCGGATTCCCTCTGCTTCCATCTCCCGGCCGATCAGGCGGTCCTGACGGGAGATACGGTCCTGGGCCGCGGTACGACGGTCGTGGCGCACCCTGACGGCCGCCTGGGGGACTATCTGGACTCCCTGCGGCGGCTGAGGTCCCTGACGGTCGACGACGGCGTGCACACGGTCCTGCCGGGCCACGGTCCGGTCCTGGAAGACGCCCAGGGTGCCGTCGAGTTCTACCTCGCTCACCGCGCGAACCGCCTGGCCCAGGTCGAGACAGCGGTGGAGAACGGCCACGCGGCCCCCTCGGACGTGGTCGCCCACGTCTACGCGGACGTGGACCGCTCCTTGTGGCCGGCGGCGGAACTGTCGGTGAGGGCGCAGCTGGACTACTTGCGAGAACACGGCTTGATTTAA
- a CDS encoding Crp/Fnr family transcriptional regulator has product MDDVLRRAPLFAALDDEQAAELRASMSEVTLARGDALFHEGDPGDRLYVVTEGKVKLHRTSPDGRENMLAVLGPGELIGELSLFDPGPRTATASALTEVKLLGLGHGDLQPWLNARPEVAAALLRAVARRLRKTNDQMSDLVFSDVPGRVARALLDLSRRFGVQSEEGIHVVHDLTQEELAQLVGASRETVNKALADFAGRGWLRLEARAVILLDVERLAKRSR; this is encoded by the coding sequence GTGGACGACGTTCTGCGGCGCGCCCCGCTCTTCGCGGCGCTCGATGACGAGCAGGCCGCGGAGCTCCGCGCCTCCATGAGTGAGGTGACGCTCGCGCGCGGGGATGCGCTTTTCCATGAGGGCGACCCCGGAGACCGCCTTTACGTGGTCACCGAGGGCAAGGTGAAGCTTCACCGCACCTCACCCGACGGCCGCGAGAACATGCTCGCGGTGCTCGGCCCCGGCGAGCTCATCGGTGAGCTCTCGCTGTTCGACCCGGGCCCGCGTACGGCCACCGCCTCCGCGCTCACCGAGGTCAAGCTGCTCGGTCTGGGCCACGGCGACCTTCAGCCGTGGCTGAACGCACGGCCCGAGGTGGCCGCGGCGCTGCTGCGTGCCGTTGCGCGGCGCCTGCGCAAGACGAATGACCAGATGTCCGATCTGGTCTTCTCCGACGTGCCCGGGCGTGTGGCCCGCGCCCTTCTCGACCTGTCGCGCCGCTTCGGTGTGCAGTCCGAAGAGGGCATCCACGTCGTGCACGACCTCACGCAGGAAGAGCTGGCCCAGCTGGTCGGCGCCTCCCGCGAGACGGTCAACAAGGCTCTGGCGGACTTCGCGGGGCGCGGCTGGCTTCGGCTGGAGGCGCGTGCGGTGATTTTGCTGGATGTGGAGAGGTTGGCCAAGCGGTCGCGCTGA